A segment of the Candidatus Dormiibacterota bacterium genome:
TGGCGACCTCGCCGATCTGCTCGGCACCGCCTCGGTGGCCGGCGACCTCCCCGACGCCTGGCGCCCGGCGGGGGAGGAGGACGTCCGCCGCGCCGACGCCGCCTTCGCGCCCCGCCTCACCCTCGGCCCGGGGGTGCGCGCCGCCCTGGTGCGCGCCTGCGCGGAGGCGGGGGTGGAGCCGGGGGCGATCGCCGCCCTCGCCGCCGGCGGCGCCGAGCAGCGGCTGCTCGCCCAGGCGGCCGAGGCCGCCGGGGTGCCGCCGGGCGCGCTCGGCGGGTCGGCGCGCGCCCTCGAGGCCGCCGGCGACTCCGGCAGCGCCTCATCCTGGGTCGCGCTCGCCGCCGCCCTCGACGGCGCCGCCCCCGGCGACCTGATCGCCCAGGTGGCCTCGGCCGGTGGCGGTGCCGACGTGCTCGTCTGGCGCGTTGGCGCCGGCGTCGAGGCCTGGCGCGCCGCCGGCGGCAGCGGGCTCGCCAACCCGCGCGGCGAGGAGATCCCCTCCTACACGCGCTTCCTGCGGCTGCGCGGCCGGATCGGCGCCGAGCCGCTCAGCCCCTACACCTCGGCGGCGCTGCTCTGGCGCGAGGGCGGCGACGAGCTCCGCCTGCGGGGGAGCGAGTGCCCCTCCTGCGGCTGGTTCGCCTACCCCCGCCGGCCCCTCTGCACCGTCTGCGGCGGCCGCGAGCTGGTCGACCGGCGGCTGAGCCGGCGCGGCACCGTGGTGACCTGGACCGAGGACCACGTCTTCCCCAGCCCCGAGCCGCCGACGGTGATGGCGGTCGCCGAGATGGACGGCGGCGGTCGCTTCTTCGGCCAGATGGCGGGGCCCGCCCCCGGCGGGGTCCGCGCCGGGCTGCCGGTGCGGCTGGTGCTCCGCCGCCTCCACGAGGGCGGCGGGATCGTCCACTACTTCTGGAAGCTGCTGCCCACGCAGGACCCGGGGTGAGCGGGAGGCTGGCGCGTGAGGTGGCGGTGGTCGGGGTCGGCGAGACCCGCTTCGGCGAGCTCTTCGACCGCGGCTATCACCAGCTTGTATGTGAGGCGGGGCTCGCCGCCCTCGACGACGCCGGGATCGGCCGCGAGCAGGTCGAGGCCGCCTGGCTGGGCACCGCCACCCCGGGGGTGAGCGCGCTCGCGGGCGACGCCGGCACCGACCTCAGCGAGCCGCTCGGGCTGCGCGGCATCCCCGCCACCCGGGTGGCCAACTACTGCACCACCGGGATGGAGGCGGTGCGCGCCGGCGCGCTCGCGATCGCGTCGGGGATGTACGACACCGCGCTGGTGGTGGGCGCCGAGAAGATGCGTGACGTCCCCGCCCGGGGCTCGCTGCTCGCCCGGCACATCCTCGAGACCCACCCGCTGCTCGCCAAGGGGCGCACCGCCCCGGGCCAGTTCGCGCTGCTGGCGACGCGCTACCTCGCGGAGCACGGCTACGACCGTGAGGTGCTCGCCGCCGTCGCGCTCAAGAATCACCACAACGGGGCGCGCAACCCGCGCGCCCACTTCCGGAAGCCGATCACCGAGGAGCAGTGGGCGCGGGCGCCGATGGTGGCCTCGCCGCTCGGCCTCTACGACTGCTGCCCCACCACCGACGGCGCCGCCGCCGCGGTGCTGATGTCGCGCGAGGGCGCGGAGCGGCTGGGCCGTCCCTATGCGCTGCTCACCGGGATGGGGCTGGCCACGCACGGCGGCTACTTCACCACCCAGTTCGACCCCGACTCCGACTTCCTCGGCTTCCCCGCCACCCGCGCCGCCGCCGCCCAGGCGTACGCCCAGGCAGGGATCGAGCAGCCGGCCCGCGACCTCGACGTCGCCGAGTGCCACGACTGCTTCACGATCACCGAGCTGGTCAACTACGAGGACCTCGGGCTCTGCGGTCGCGGCCAGGGTGGCCGGATGGCGGCCGAGGGGCGCACCCGCATCGGCGGTGACATCCCCGTCAACACCAGCGGCGGGCTGAAGGCCTGCGGCCACCCGATCGGCGCCACCGGGGTGCGGATGGTCGCGGACATCGTCGACCAGCTGCTCGGTCGCGCCGGCGAGCGCCAGGTCGAGGGGGCGCGCCGCGGCCTCTGCCACACCCTCGGCGGCCCCGGCATCGTCAGCTGCGTCATGGTCCTGGAGGCGGCGTGATGAGGCCGACCATGCGTGCCTGGCGGGCCCACGAGCTCGGCGAGGCCGCCGACGTCCTCCACCTCGACGAGGTCGAGGTCCCGAAGCCCGGCCCCGGCGAGGTGCTGATCGAGGTCGA
Coding sequences within it:
- a CDS encoding acetyl-CoA acetyltransferase; amino-acid sequence: MSGRLAREVAVVGVGETRFGELFDRGYHQLVCEAGLAALDDAGIGREQVEAAWLGTATPGVSALAGDAGTDLSEPLGLRGIPATRVANYCTTGMEAVRAGALAIASGMYDTALVVGAEKMRDVPARGSLLARHILETHPLLAKGRTAPGQFALLATRYLAEHGYDREVLAAVALKNHHNGARNPRAHFRKPITEEQWARAPMVASPLGLYDCCPTTDGAAAAVLMSREGAERLGRPYALLTGMGLATHGGYFTTQFDPDSDFLGFPATRAAAAQAYAQAGIEQPARDLDVAECHDCFTITELVNYEDLGLCGRGQGGRMAAEGRTRIGGDIPVNTSGGLKACGHPIGATGVRMVADIVDQLLGRAGERQVEGARRGLCHTLGGPGIVSCVMVLEAA
- a CDS encoding OB-fold domain-containing protein, with product RSGAAAALIAADRVRARGTDVLVAAADRRDAEPGSDLEPLLGDAGAAARLGPSADGDLADLLGTASVAGDLPDAWRPAGEEDVRRADAAFAPRLTLGPGVRAALVRACAEAGVEPGAIAALAAGGAEQRLLAQAAEAAGVPPGALGGSARALEAAGDSGSASSWVALAAALDGAAPGDLIAQVASAGGGADVLVWRVGAGVEAWRAAGGSGLANPRGEEIPSYTRFLRLRGRIGAEPLSPYTSAALLWREGGDELRLRGSECPSCGWFAYPRRPLCTVCGGRELVDRRLSRRGTVVTWTEDHVFPSPEPPTVMAVAEMDGGGRFFGQMAGPAPGGVRAGLPVRLVLRRLHEGGGIVHYFWKLLPTQDPG